One genomic window of Mucilaginibacter terrenus includes the following:
- the rpiA gene encoding ribose 5-phosphate isomerase A, producing the protein MSDLIKDLQWSGTITNVTGKQKVASQIAAMVKDGDVLGVGSGSTVYLALLAIAERIRTEKLNILAIPTSLEISMFCAKLGIPLTSTFEHTPGWLFDGADEVDPNNWLIKGRGGAMFKEKLLISSSAVNYIIVDESKMVQKINTNFPVPVEVFPQALLHVSAELRKIGANDASIRPAKGKDGPVITENNNMVLDCYFDNVSDSLERDIKSITGVIESGLFIGYDLNILVAANE; encoded by the coding sequence ATGAGCGATCTGATAAAAGACCTTCAATGGTCTGGTACAATCACCAATGTTACGGGCAAGCAAAAGGTTGCCTCCCAGATAGCTGCCATGGTAAAAGATGGCGACGTACTGGGTGTGGGCTCCGGTTCAACGGTTTACCTGGCCCTCTTGGCAATTGCCGAAAGGATAAGAACCGAAAAGCTGAACATACTGGCTATACCGACATCTTTGGAGATATCTATGTTCTGTGCAAAGTTGGGCATTCCGCTTACCAGTACATTCGAGCATACGCCCGGCTGGCTGTTTGACGGCGCTGATGAAGTAGACCCCAACAACTGGCTAATTAAAGGCCGTGGCGGAGCAATGTTCAAAGAAAAACTACTGATAAGCAGCAGCGCGGTGAACTACATTATTGTGGACGAGAGTAAGATGGTGCAAAAAATAAACACCAACTTTCCGGTACCCGTAGAGGTTTTCCCCCAGGCGCTGTTGCATGTTAGCGCGGAGTTGAGAAAGATTGGCGCTAATGACGCATCTATCCGCCCTGCTAAAGGGAAGGATGGTCCTGTGATCACCGAGAACAACAATATGGTGCTCGATTGCTATTTCGATAATGTGTCAGATAGTTTAGAGCGCGACATTAAATCGATAACCGGCGTCATAGAAAGTGGCTTGTTCATTGGTTACGACCTGAACATACTGGTAGCTGCTAATGAGTAG
- the zwf gene encoding glucose-6-phosphate dehydrogenase, translating into MSNVKSPPTIFVIFGATGDLNSRKIAPALYNLFLDGWLPEQFSIIGTGRTKLTDEQFRENMFNDINQFSRSGKVDGKKWEKFVNSIYYQVSDATDFETYKEFGKRIEKHNEEWKTQANVIFYLAVAPNFFPIIASNISKAQLAEDKDRVRIIIEKPFGHDLDTAKELNQLLSGIFDECQIYRIDHYLGKETVQNIMAFRFANSIMEPLWNRNYIEHVQISVTEQLGVEERGDYYDGSGAMRDMIQNHLLQLLCHIAMEPPVSFNANEVRDRKVDVLRAMRKFTPEDVRNSAVRGQYGSGWMKGKEVPGYREEQKVDPQSNTETFAAIKFFVDNWRWQGVPFYLRTGKRMHQSSSVITIQFKDVPHLIFPTEAAESWQQNRLIISIQPEMSIRLQVQAKRPGIDMVLNPVDMVFDYKGTYTNQAPEAYETLILDTMLGDQTLFMRGDQVEAAWELVMPILSTWQNKKSLNFPNYSADSWGPESAEALIARDGFNWFTLPVNGKK; encoded by the coding sequence ATGAGCAACGTTAAATCGCCCCCTACCATATTTGTGATCTTCGGTGCAACCGGAGACCTTAACTCACGCAAAATAGCACCCGCTTTATACAACCTCTTTCTTGACGGATGGCTGCCAGAGCAGTTCTCTATCATAGGAACAGGCCGTACAAAGCTTACAGATGAGCAATTCCGTGAGAACATGTTTAACGACATCAACCAATTCTCGCGCAGCGGGAAAGTTGACGGTAAGAAGTGGGAAAAATTTGTGAACAGCATTTACTACCAGGTATCTGACGCAACAGATTTTGAGACCTATAAAGAGTTTGGCAAACGCATAGAAAAGCATAATGAAGAATGGAAGACCCAAGCAAACGTTATATTCTATCTGGCGGTTGCACCAAACTTCTTCCCGATCATCGCGTCAAACATTTCCAAAGCTCAATTAGCTGAAGATAAGGACCGCGTTAGGATCATAATCGAGAAACCATTTGGGCATGACCTGGATACTGCGAAAGAACTTAACCAGCTATTGTCAGGTATTTTTGACGAGTGCCAGATCTACCGAATAGACCATTATTTGGGTAAAGAAACTGTTCAGAACATCATGGCATTCCGTTTCGCTAACTCCATTATGGAGCCATTGTGGAACCGGAACTATATTGAACACGTGCAGATATCCGTAACCGAGCAATTAGGGGTGGAAGAGCGCGGAGACTATTATGATGGCTCAGGCGCTATGCGCGACATGATACAAAATCACCTGTTGCAGTTACTTTGCCACATTGCCATGGAGCCGCCTGTTAGCTTTAACGCTAACGAGGTACGCGACCGCAAGGTAGATGTGCTAAGGGCCATGCGCAAGTTCACGCCGGAAGATGTGCGTAACTCAGCAGTTAGAGGCCAGTATGGTAGCGGCTGGATGAAAGGCAAAGAAGTACCCGGCTATCGTGAGGAACAGAAGGTTGATCCGCAGTCGAATACCGAAACATTTGCTGCTATTAAATTTTTTGTGGATAACTGGCGCTGGCAGGGTGTGCCTTTCTACCTGCGTACAGGTAAGCGCATGCACCAGTCATCATCGGTAATTACTATCCAGTTTAAGGATGTACCACACTTGATCTTCCCGACAGAAGCGGCCGAAAGCTGGCAACAAAATAGGTTGATCATTAGCATACAGCCGGAAATGAGCATCCGCTTACAGGTGCAGGCCAAACGCCCTGGTATTGACATGGTGCTGAACCCGGTAGATATGGTATTTGATTATAAAGGCACTTACACCAACCAGGCGCCGGAAGCTTACGAAACCCTGATATTAGATACCATGCTTGGCGACCAGACATTATTCATGCGTGGCGACCAGGTAGAAGCTGCGTGGGAACTGGTAATGCCTATTCTGAGCACCTGGCAAAATAAAAAGAGCCTGAACTTCCCTAATTACAGTGCCGATTCATGGGGGCCGGAGTCTGCTGAGGCTTTAATAGCCCGCGATGGTTTCAATTGGTTCACACTGCCCGTTAACGGAAAAAAATAA
- the tal gene encoding transaldolase has protein sequence MATSNVKQIHDFGQSIWLDFIDREIISSGKLKKLIDEDGVRGVTSNPAIFEKAISSSSDYDADVKELGANAETTEKLFFELAVKDIQAACDIFDSVYNEGVVGADGYVSLEVSPFLALDTEGTIKQAEELWNKVDRKNVMIKIPGTKPGLQAIRETIAKGINVNVTLLFGLERYEAVTEAYISGLEDHLAAGHKIAHISSVASFFLSRIDVVVDPLLEEKGEKELVGEVAVASAKKAYEIYKRVFSTERWKKLEEQGAKPQRLLWASTGSKNPAFKDTKYVEALIGPDTVDTVPLETIDAFRDHGVAANTLEQGLDKATETLAKLKELGIDLDAITQQLEDEGIEKFNKPFEKLLKAIEDQKNKA, from the coding sequence ATGGCAACTAGCAATGTTAAGCAAATACACGATTTCGGTCAGAGCATCTGGCTTGATTTTATTGATCGCGAGATCATCTCCTCAGGCAAGCTGAAGAAATTAATTGACGAGGATGGCGTAAGAGGAGTAACCTCTAATCCGGCTATTTTTGAAAAGGCAATTAGCAGCAGCAGCGATTACGATGCCGATGTAAAAGAACTCGGTGCAAATGCAGAAACTACTGAAAAGTTGTTTTTTGAACTTGCTGTAAAAGACATACAGGCGGCTTGCGACATTTTCGACAGCGTGTACAACGAAGGCGTCGTAGGTGCAGATGGCTATGTTAGTTTGGAAGTATCTCCTTTCCTCGCGCTTGATACCGAAGGTACTATAAAACAAGCAGAGGAGCTTTGGAACAAAGTTGATCGTAAAAACGTGATGATCAAGATCCCTGGTACTAAGCCTGGGTTGCAAGCAATACGCGAAACGATAGCAAAAGGTATCAACGTAAACGTTACCCTGCTGTTTGGGCTGGAGCGTTACGAAGCTGTTACAGAGGCGTACATTTCAGGTCTGGAAGATCATTTAGCCGCCGGTCATAAAATAGCGCATATATCATCCGTAGCCAGTTTCTTTTTAAGCCGGATAGACGTGGTTGTTGATCCTTTATTAGAAGAGAAAGGTGAAAAAGAGCTGGTTGGTGAAGTAGCCGTTGCATCTGCAAAGAAGGCATATGAGATTTACAAACGCGTATTTAGCACCGAGCGTTGGAAAAAACTTGAGGAGCAGGGTGCAAAACCACAGCGTTTGCTTTGGGCAAGTACCGGCAGCAAGAACCCCGCTTTTAAAGACACTAAATACGTAGAAGCTCTTATTGGTCCGGATACCGTTGACACCGTTCCATTGGAAACAATAGATGCTTTCCGTGATCATGGCGTAGCTGCAAATACATTAGAGCAAGGCCTGGATAAAGCAACAGAAACGCTTGCTAAGCTTAAAGAGTTGGGGATTGATCTTGACGCGATAACTCAGCAGTTGGAAGACGAGGGTATTGAGAAATTTAACAAGCCATTCGAGAAATTGCTCAAAGCAATAGAGGATCAAAAAAACAAAGCGTAA
- a CDS encoding ROK family protein gives MKNTTAQLRILSIDIGGSSIKGTILDNKGALKMDYKKVVTPNPANPDNVIKSIKTLVKDFPEYDRISVGFPGYVRNGVVKTAPNLGNEYWKDVDFRQLLVTALGKDAQVVNDADMQGLGVVEGKGLEMVITLGTGFGTALLMDGHLLPHLEVAHHPISKGRDYDEYIGDKALDKEGVKKWNTRIKKVFKVLKTVFNYDYLYIGGGNSDKLNFKLDKNMKIVTNADGIKGGARLWQEDKHPVTHTAMATPTK, from the coding sequence ATGAAAAACACCACTGCCCAGTTAAGAATACTCTCTATAGATATAGGTGGCTCAAGCATTAAGGGCACAATCCTAGATAACAAAGGCGCGCTGAAGATGGATTACAAGAAAGTTGTAACCCCAAACCCGGCCAATCCTGATAATGTTATTAAATCCATCAAGACATTAGTTAAAGACTTTCCGGAGTATGATCGTATATCAGTCGGCTTCCCTGGCTATGTACGCAATGGTGTGGTGAAAACGGCTCCTAACCTGGGCAACGAATACTGGAAGGACGTTGACTTTCGCCAGTTGCTGGTTACCGCCCTCGGTAAAGATGCACAAGTGGTAAATGATGCAGATATGCAGGGGCTTGGCGTAGTAGAAGGCAAAGGGCTGGAGATGGTGATAACACTTGGTACCGGCTTCGGTACCGCATTGCTGATGGACGGGCACTTGCTGCCACACCTTGAAGTAGCGCATCACCCCATATCTAAAGGCCGCGACTATGATGAGTACATTGGCGATAAGGCATTAGACAAGGAAGGTGTAAAGAAATGGAACACACGAATTAAAAAAGTTTTTAAAGTTTTAAAAACCGTATTCAACTACGACTACTTATACATAGGTGGCGGAAACTCCGACAAGCTTAATTTTAAGCTGGACAAGAACATGAAAATAGTAACCAATGCCGACGGCATTAAAGGCGGGGCAAGATTATGGCAGGAGGATAAACACCCGGTTACACACACGGCTATGGCTACTCCTACTAAATAA
- a CDS encoding HAD family hydrolase, with product MAKYNDLKILFFDVGGILLTNGWGHESRREAANKFGLDYEEVNALHNFIFNVYEIGSITLDQYLDTVIFNQPRDFVREDFKEFMYSQSIELPDMLAWLKEWKKDCGFRIISINNEGKELNDYRVQKFKLHECFDAFISSCEVKMRKPDPGIWQLAMGIAQASPNQCVYFDDRIMFVKMAENLGIRAYQHTDFETTKKILNELKEQKLN from the coding sequence ATGGCAAAGTATAATGACCTGAAGATCCTCTTTTTTGACGTCGGCGGCATACTGCTTACGAACGGCTGGGGCCACGAATCACGCCGTGAAGCTGCGAACAAATTTGGTTTAGACTACGAGGAAGTTAACGCCTTGCACAACTTTATCTTCAACGTTTACGAGATAGGAAGCATTACGCTTGACCAGTACCTGGATACCGTAATATTTAATCAGCCGCGAGATTTTGTCCGGGAAGATTTTAAGGAATTCATGTACTCACAGTCGATAGAACTTCCGGATATGCTGGCCTGGTTAAAGGAGTGGAAGAAAGATTGTGGTTTCCGCATTATCTCTATTAACAACGAGGGCAAGGAGCTGAATGATTATCGTGTGCAAAAGTTTAAACTGCACGAGTGCTTTGATGCATTTATCTCCTCGTGTGAAGTTAAAATGCGCAAACCTGACCCCGGTATATGGCAGCTGGCTATGGGCATCGCGCAGGCATCACCAAATCAGTGTGTGTACTTTGATGACAGGATAATGTTTGTAAAAATGGCAGAGAACCTGGGCATTCGTGCTTACCAGCACACGGATTTTGAGACAACAAAAAAGATATTGAACGAACTTAAAGAGCAAAAACTCAACTAA
- the tkt gene encoding transketolase — protein MEKPNEELEKLAIDTVRVLSADAVQKANSGHPGTAMALAPLGHVLWTKFLNYNPKNPDWANRDRFILSAGHACILQYNFLHLTGYDLSLDDLKAFRQMNSKTAGHPEYGLAPGVDVTTGPLGQGFANGVGFAIAQKHLAARYNKPGFSLFDYYIYAIVSDGDMMEGVTSEAASLAGHLELGNLIYIYDDNHISIEGSTNIAFNEDVSARFRAYGWHVQDLPDVNDTHALELALINARSETQKPSLIRVRSLIAYGSPNKSGTAGSHGSPLGADEIKLVKEFFGFDPEKSFEIPEEVAKYYAEKGARGGKKEDKWNELFAKYKEKFPELAAEYEAAFKGELPSGWADKLPVFKGSDPKMATRQASGKVLNAIAAGLPNLIGGAADLAPSTETNLKDFDSFTSENRGGRNFHFGIREHAMGSALNGMALTKGLLPFGATFLQFADYMRPPIRLAAIMKINPIFVYTHDSIGLGEDGTTHQPIEHLASLRAIPNVTVIRPADANETAYAWKVAIEKKGGPTVLIFTRQGLPILDQDKYGKAADLEKGAYVLSKESGNPDLILMATGSEVALILQAQEKLEAEGISTRVVSMPSWELFEKQSAEYKESILPKASRKRLAVEMASPMGWHKYTTDEGDMLGMTTFGESAPAEDLYKHFGFTVENVVAKAKAIL, from the coding sequence ATGGAAAAACCGAACGAAGAACTGGAAAAGTTAGCAATTGACACCGTAAGGGTACTGTCTGCAGATGCTGTACAGAAAGCAAACTCAGGCCACCCGGGTACTGCAATGGCACTTGCGCCGCTGGGCCATGTGCTTTGGACTAAATTTTTAAACTATAATCCTAAAAACCCAGATTGGGCAAACCGCGACAGGTTTATTTTGTCGGCGGGTCATGCTTGTATCCTGCAATATAACTTCTTACACTTAACCGGTTACGATCTATCTTTAGATGATCTGAAGGCTTTTCGCCAGATGAACAGCAAAACCGCCGGCCACCCCGAGTATGGGTTGGCACCGGGTGTTGATGTAACAACCGGTCCCTTAGGCCAGGGCTTTGCCAATGGTGTAGGTTTCGCTATTGCTCAAAAGCATTTAGCTGCCCGTTACAACAAGCCGGGCTTCTCTCTTTTCGACTATTACATCTATGCTATCGTAAGTGATGGCGATATGATGGAAGGAGTTACATCTGAGGCCGCCTCATTAGCAGGTCATCTTGAGTTAGGCAATCTTATTTATATATACGATGATAACCACATCTCGATAGAAGGCAGCACCAACATCGCGTTTAACGAGGATGTAAGTGCACGTTTCCGTGCATATGGCTGGCATGTGCAGGACCTTCCGGATGTTAACGATACCCATGCTTTGGAGCTTGCTTTAATAAACGCAAGATCCGAAACCCAGAAACCATCGTTGATACGCGTTCGTTCACTTATTGCATACGGTAGTCCTAACAAATCAGGGACTGCAGGTTCTCACGGTTCACCGCTTGGTGCAGACGAGATCAAGTTGGTTAAAGAATTCTTTGGCTTTGATCCTGAAAAATCTTTTGAAATACCAGAAGAGGTTGCCAAATACTACGCAGAAAAAGGCGCACGCGGCGGCAAAAAAGAGGATAAGTGGAACGAGTTGTTCGCTAAGTACAAAGAAAAATTCCCTGAACTTGCAGCTGAGTATGAAGCTGCGTTTAAAGGCGAACTACCTTCTGGCTGGGCCGACAAACTGCCTGTTTTTAAAGGCTCTGATCCGAAGATGGCTACACGCCAGGCTTCTGGCAAAGTGTTAAATGCAATTGCGGCGGGTTTGCCAAATCTAATTGGCGGCGCGGCTGACCTTGCGCCATCAACAGAGACCAACCTAAAGGACTTTGATTCATTTACTTCAGAGAACCGTGGTGGCCGCAACTTCCACTTCGGTATCCGTGAGCATGCAATGGGTTCGGCACTTAATGGTATGGCTTTAACAAAAGGCCTGCTGCCATTTGGCGCAACCTTCCTGCAATTTGCTGATTATATGCGCCCGCCGATCCGTTTGGCAGCCATCATGAAAATTAACCCAATATTCGTTTACACGCATGATAGTATAGGTTTAGGCGAAGACGGAACGACACACCAGCCAATTGAACATCTGGCTTCTCTTCGCGCTATTCCAAACGTAACTGTTATTCGTCCGGCTGATGCTAACGAAACTGCTTACGCCTGGAAAGTGGCTATTGAGAAAAAAGGCGGGCCAACAGTGCTGATCTTTACTCGTCAGGGCTTACCTATACTTGATCAGGATAAATACGGTAAAGCTGCTGATCTTGAAAAAGGCGCGTATGTGCTTTCGAAAGAAAGTGGCAACCCCGATCTGATACTAATGGCAACAGGCTCTGAAGTAGCATTGATACTACAAGCACAGGAAAAATTGGAAGCTGAAGGCATCTCTACGCGTGTGGTAAGCATGCCATCTTGGGAATTATTCGAGAAACAAAGTGCGGAGTATAAAGAATCGATACTACCTAAGGCAAGCCGCAAACGCTTAGCAGTAGAAATGGCTTCGCCAATGGGCTGGCACAAATACACTACAGACGAAGGCGACATGCTGGGTATGACCACCTTTGGCGAATCTGCACCTGCTGAAGATCTGTATAAACACTTCGGCTTTACAGTAGAAAACGTAGTGGCTAAAGCAAAAGCAATATTGTAA
- the gndA gene encoding NADP-dependent phosphogluconate dehydrogenase, producing the protein MSTTTDKYAFGMIGLGVMGRSLLLNMADHGFAVAGHDKDQGKVDSLNQEGDKFAVKGFIDVNEFIQSLTTPRAIMMLVPAGKPVDSVIAELSPLLDKGDILIDGGNSHFTDTNRRVEELEAKGLHFFGMGVSGGEEGARKGPSMMPGGDKDAYNVMKPIFEAIAAKVDDAPCVTYIGPGASGHFVKMVHNGIEYGIMQLLAETYEIMKKGLKMDNAHIGEVFARWNDGRLQSFLLDITKDIFKFNAPGTDHLLLDDIKDEARAKGTGKWTSQSAMDLQAPIPTVDTAVAMRDLSKYKELRTKAAGIYSTADHQQIEGNKEELLTALEQAFYFTMIISYAQGMHMLSNASAEYKYDLKLDEIAKIWRGGCIIRSKFLENIYGAYGKDPKLAHLLLDGDVSDIVTSLLPGIRKVVAAAVNAGIAAPAYAASLSYFDAFRSERMPSNLTQAQRDYFGAHTYELIGKEGTFHTQWTAKQD; encoded by the coding sequence ATGAGCACAACAACAGATAAGTACGCTTTTGGTATGATAGGCCTTGGTGTTATGGGCCGCAGCCTGCTATTGAACATGGCCGATCATGGCTTTGCAGTGGCGGGGCACGATAAAGATCAGGGTAAGGTAGATTCGCTTAACCAGGAGGGCGACAAGTTCGCCGTAAAGGGTTTTATTGATGTGAATGAATTTATACAAAGCCTGACTACACCACGCGCCATTATGATGCTGGTGCCTGCAGGCAAACCAGTTGATAGTGTTATTGCAGAGCTGAGCCCGTTGTTGGATAAAGGTGATATTTTAATTGATGGCGGTAACTCCCACTTTACTGACACCAACCGCCGTGTAGAAGAGCTGGAAGCTAAAGGTTTGCACTTCTTCGGCATGGGTGTATCTGGTGGTGAAGAAGGCGCTCGCAAAGGCCCAAGCATGATGCCAGGCGGCGACAAGGACGCTTACAACGTGATGAAGCCGATCTTTGAAGCTATCGCAGCTAAAGTAGACGACGCACCTTGCGTAACTTACATTGGTCCGGGTGCATCGGGTCACTTCGTGAAAATGGTGCATAACGGCATTGAGTACGGTATAATGCAATTGCTTGCCGAAACGTACGAGATCATGAAAAAGGGCTTGAAGATGGACAACGCACACATAGGCGAAGTATTTGCCCGGTGGAACGATGGCCGCTTGCAGTCTTTCCTGCTGGATATTACCAAGGACATCTTCAAATTTAATGCTCCCGGTACGGACCACCTGTTGTTAGACGATATTAAGGATGAAGCACGCGCTAAAGGTACCGGCAAATGGACCTCGCAAAGCGCAATGGACTTACAGGCACCCATCCCAACGGTAGATACCGCTGTTGCAATGCGCGACCTTTCTAAGTACAAGGAGCTACGCACTAAAGCAGCAGGCATTTACAGCACGGCTGATCACCAGCAGATAGAGGGTAATAAAGAAGAGCTGCTGACTGCTTTGGAACAAGCCTTTTATTTTACAATGATCATCAGCTACGCGCAGGGAATGCACATGCTCTCCAATGCGTCTGCTGAGTACAAATACGATCTAAAGCTTGATGAGATAGCCAAGATATGGAGAGGCGGATGTATCATCCGTTCTAAATTCCTGGAGAACATCTACGGTGCTTACGGCAAAGATCCTAAGTTAGCGCACTTGCTGCTTGACGGCGACGTAAGCGACATTGTGACCAGCCTGCTGCCGGGCATTCGTAAAGTGGTAGCAGCCGCAGTTAATGCAGGCATAGCAGCGCCTGCTTACGCAGCATCGCTAAGCTATTTTGATGCTTTCCGCAGCGAACGCATGCCATCTAACCTTACTCAAGCGCAGCGCGATTATTTTGGCGCACACACTTACGAGCTGATAGGCAAAGAAGGTACATTCCATACACAGTGGACCGCTAAACAAGACTAA